One segment of Shewanella piezotolerans WP3 DNA contains the following:
- the kdnB gene encoding 3-deoxy-alpha-D-manno-octulosonate 8-oxidase KdnB → MSFKNFKCVPKMIFGRGSFAQLDAVLAEERNSEDDFVVFLVDDVHQEKPLGARVPAKAHDLVVYVNVDDEPTTKQVDALTEQVQAFSTKLPVSVVGLGGGSTLDLAKAVSLMLTNEGGSAEYQGWDLIKNPAVHHIGIPTVSGTGAEASRTAVLCGPVRKLGLNSDYTVFDQIIMDSELIAGVPTDQWFYTGMDCYIHCVESLEGTYLNEFAKAFAEKSMDLCREVFIDNHEEKDDKLMMASYMGGMSIAYSQVGACHAVSYGLGYVLGYHHGIGNCLAFDVLEEFYPEGVAEFRKMMETHNIVLPKNICRDLPDETIAKMVAVTKSMGPLWDNVYGEGWEEKVTDEMLTKLFRRI, encoded by the coding sequence ATGAGTTTTAAAAATTTCAAATGTGTACCAAAAATGATTTTTGGACGTGGATCTTTCGCACAATTAGATGCCGTTCTTGCTGAAGAGCGTAACAGCGAAGATGATTTTGTGGTTTTCTTAGTAGACGATGTTCATCAAGAAAAGCCTCTCGGTGCACGTGTACCAGCTAAAGCACACGATTTAGTGGTTTACGTTAATGTTGACGATGAGCCAACAACGAAACAAGTTGATGCGTTAACTGAGCAAGTACAAGCGTTTAGCACTAAGCTTCCAGTAAGCGTGGTTGGTCTTGGTGGTGGTTCTACTCTTGATTTGGCAAAAGCAGTATCTTTGATGCTAACCAATGAAGGTGGCAGTGCCGAGTACCAAGGTTGGGACTTAATCAAGAATCCAGCGGTTCACCACATTGGTATCCCAACGGTATCTGGTACAGGTGCCGAAGCGTCACGTACTGCAGTACTATGTGGTCCAGTTCGTAAGCTGGGTCTTAACTCAGATTACACAGTATTTGATCAGATCATTATGGACTCTGAACTCATCGCTGGCGTTCCGACTGACCAATGGTTCTATACAGGTATGGATTGCTACATCCACTGTGTTGAATCATTAGAGGGTACTTACCTTAATGAATTTGCTAAAGCCTTCGCTGAAAAGTCGATGGATCTTTGTCGTGAAGTCTTTATTGATAACCATGAAGAGAAAGATGACAAGTTAATGATGGCATCTTACATGGGCGGAATGAGCATTGCTTATAGCCAAGTAGGCGCATGTCACGCTGTTTCTTATGGCTTAGGTTACGTTCTCGGTTACCATCACGGTATTGGTAATTGCCTAGCATTTGACGTACTTGAAGAGTTCTATCCAGAAGGCGTGGCAGAGTTCCGTAAGATGATGGAAACCCATAACATCGTACTTCCGAAGAACATCTGTCGTGATCTGCCAGATGAAACTATCGCTAAGATGGTTGCCGTCACTAAGAGCATGGGTCCATTATGGGACAATGTTTACGGTGAAGGTTGGGAAGAGAAAGTCACCGACGAAATGCTAACTAAGTTATTCCGTCGTATCTAA
- the kdsB gene encoding 8-amino-3,8-dideoxy-manno-octulosonate cytidylyltransferase KdsB, with product MNVTLLIPARYGSSRFPGKPLAPINGKPMIQHVYERASLAKGLTDIYVATDDDRIKDAVEGFGGKVVMTSAEAASGTDRIEDAITQLGLAEDDLVVNLQGDQPLIDPISIEQIISLFERHPGEFGMATLGFQITEEEELNDPKHVKLVFDNEFNALYFSRARIPFGRDTDDYPVYKHLGVYAYTRKFVQTFAKLPLGRLEDLEKLEQLRALEHGHKIKVAISAFDSPEVDTPEDIRICEARLAVD from the coding sequence ATGAATGTAACCTTGTTAATCCCTGCTCGATACGGCTCAAGCCGTTTTCCAGGTAAGCCACTCGCTCCAATCAATGGCAAACCAATGATCCAGCATGTTTACGAGCGTGCATCGTTAGCAAAAGGGTTGACTGATATCTACGTCGCAACCGATGACGATCGCATCAAAGATGCTGTTGAAGGGTTTGGCGGAAAAGTTGTCATGACAAGTGCAGAGGCAGCATCAGGTACCGACCGTATCGAAGATGCGATTACCCAGCTGGGACTAGCGGAAGATGACTTAGTGGTCAATCTGCAGGGCGATCAGCCGCTTATCGATCCGATTTCGATAGAACAAATTATTAGTCTTTTTGAGCGTCATCCCGGTGAGTTCGGAATGGCAACACTCGGTTTTCAAATCACCGAAGAGGAAGAGCTCAACGACCCTAAACACGTAAAACTCGTGTTCGATAATGAGTTTAACGCGCTGTATTTCTCACGAGCACGTATTCCTTTTGGGCGTGATACTGATGATTACCCAGTATATAAACATTTGGGTGTTTATGCTTATACCCGCAAGTTTGTACAAACATTTGCTAAACTACCTTTAGGGCGTTTAGAAGATCTTGAAAAACTTGAGCAATTACGTGCACTAGAACACGGTCATAAAATTAAAGTCGCCATCAGCGCCTTTGACTCTCCCGAAGTTGATACACCAGAAGACATTCGCATCTGTGAAGCGCGTTTAGCTGTAGATTAA
- a CDS encoding DUF2897 family protein yields MSDLEVGLLILLVIGVIASNLAVLKYSAKYKMPQFGKDQKKHSRSKAPESVAKGKADGSDKHDESSKEQ; encoded by the coding sequence ATGTCTGATCTTGAAGTTGGTTTACTGATATTGTTAGTTATTGGCGTAATCGCCAGCAACTTAGCCGTACTAAAGTACAGTGCAAAGTATAAAATGCCACAATTTGGTAAAGATCAGAAAAAACATAGTCGCTCAAAAGCTCCTGAGTCTGTAGCTAAAGGTAAAGCAGACGGTTCAGATAAGCATGATGAAAGTAGCAAAGAACAGTGA
- a CDS encoding transposase domain-containing protein produces MELSEALTRISINRPTEFANLGELLCPELIQKLFTIQWCSHASHTKITYGVNDFGCYRHGLISGESVRQLIYKLDIILLNEVGYVARSTVTQTRKKLTSDVVEDIFRQTPQRWNMLAEHPQWCGLNLYGVDGVV; encoded by the coding sequence ATGGAACTTTCTGAAGCTTTAACGCGTATTTCTATCAATCGACCTACTGAGTTCGCCAATCTTGGGGAGCTTCTTTGTCCAGAGCTTATTCAAAAACTGTTCACAATCCAATGGTGTAGCCACGCTTCACATACAAAAATTACCTATGGAGTCAATGATTTTGGCTGTTATCGGCATGGCTTAATTTCCGGGGAGTCCGTTAGGCAACTGATTTATAAACTGGATATTATCCTCCTAAATGAAGTCGGTTATGTTGCTCGAAGCACTGTCACTCAAACAAGAAAGAAATTAACCAGTGACGTTGTAGAAGATATCTTTCGACAGACTCCACAGAGGTGGAACATGCTGGCTGAGCATCCACAATGGTGCGGCCTTAATCTTTATGGCGTAGACGGTGTCGTCTGA